Below is a window of Jonesiaceae bacterium BS-20 DNA.
AGGAGCGAGACAAGCAGGTCTCCAAGTCCAATCCCCAATGAGGTGACGGCGTAGGTGGGATCCCACCGGTTCCGGCGCGCATACTGGTGCCAAGCCGTGCAAAATTCGTCAAAACGCGAAGATAGCGCGGCGCCATCGGGTGCGGGATCCGCCGGGTGGTGCAGGTGCAAGCGCATTTCCTCGAGCCACATAAGCTCCGGGATAGTCGGTTCTTGCAGTAACTGCTTACCGGTTGCCTGAACCGCCTGGAGCCGGGTGCCAATGTCCGATGATACGGCGGGCATACCGGCCGTGGAAGGGACGGATTCCGGGCGCAACGGGACCGGAATTGCCGCGGCGCTTTCACGCAGTTCGCGGTGCAATTGTGCCCGCGTGGTTGCCTGCTGAGGGGGAGCGGGAGTGTGAGGCTTGGGGCGGGCGCGTAACGCAACGCCATCGGCCCCGGCTGCCAAGCCTGGGGGCTGATGCGCGGATGTGGCGTGCATGCTCACTGCGGTGGCCCGTTCTGTTTTGATTGGTGATTGTGGGGACTGTACTGAGATGTTGTCCCGTTGCGAAAAGTTAGCCACCCACCCGAGAAACCCCGTGGAGAGCGGAAACTTTGCTGTGTCTTGACTTTTCGATCTTAACGTCGGTAGCCGCTAAATCTCGGTAGTTAGCCAGCGTGCCGCGGTAGTTTTTGCGTTCTTGGGTAAAATAATCGTCAAGAAAGTCCCGAGGTGACGGACCGGCTATTGGAAGACCTGCATATGTAGGCTCAAACAGTGGGACAATACCCCTGTGACGAACTTGATTAAGACACCTGCCACTGCCCCTCATGATGCCCCCGGATACACCTCGCTTGAGGCCCGCGCTGAGCTGGTTTACCGCCTGCGCAAGGCGGTTGCGGGGGAGGTGTCTGACTCGTCTATTAGGCGGGCGGAGTACTCTACGGACGCGTCTAACTACCGTGTGGTCCCGCAGGTAGTGGTGATTCCTAAGGACCGCGATGACGCTCTTGCGGCAATCAACACCACGCGCGAGCTGGGCGTTCCCCTGACCACCCGTGGCGGCGGTACTTCGTGTGCGGGCAACTCGATTGGCCCGGGAGTAGTCATCGACTTCTCGCGGCACGTCAACAAGATTATTGAAGTAGACCCCGAGGCCAAGTTGGCCACGGTTGAGCCCGGCGTGATCATGTCCGACCTGCAAAAGGTCGCCGCCCCCCACGGCTTGCGCTTTGGGCCGGATCCGTCCACCCAAAACCGCGCCACATTTGGCGGCATGATCGGTAACAATGCGTGCGGTCCACACGCGGTCGCCTACGGGCGCACGGCAGACAACGTGCAAAGCCTTGAAGTAATTGACGGCATGGGCCGCCAATTCACGGCCGGTCCCAAGGGGCAGGGCGTGGACCGAATTCCCGGATTGGGTAAACTAGCCACCGCGAACATGGCGTTGCTTCGCACCGAACTGGGCCGCTTCAGCCGCCAGGTTTCCGGATACTCCCTTGAGCACCTCCTACCGGAGAACGGCAACAACCTGGCCCGCATGCTCGCGGGAACCGAGGGCACCCTGGTTTCCATTTTGGAGGCCACGGTCAACCTCGTCCCCATTGCCGGAGCCCCAACCCTCGTGGTCCTGGGGTACCCGGACATGGCTAGCGCCGCGGACGCGGTTCCGGGCTTGCTCAAGCACCAGCCGCTTGCGGTTGAGGGTCTCGATGCCCGCCTGGTTGACGTAGTCAAGCGCGCCAAGGGTGCGCAAAACGTTCCCGAGCTGCCGCCAGGTGGTGGCTGGATGATGGTCGAGGTCGGTGGCTCCACCCCCGAGGAAGCCATGGAGCGGGCGATCGCAATTGTTAAGGACTCCGGCACCGACTCCTCCAAGATTTACCCCGCCGGCCCCGAGGCCACCAAGATGTGGCAGATCCGTGCCGACGGCGCCGGCCTTGCCGGGCGTACTGCATCCGGTCAGCAGGCCTGGCCGGGCTGGGAAGACTCGGCCGTGCCCCCCGAGAAATTGGGCGCCTACCTGCGCGACCTCGAGTCACTCATGGCCGAGCACCGCGTAGACGGCATGCCGTACGGTCACTTTGGCGACGGCTGCGTGCACCTGCGCATTGACATGCCCATGGAGGACTCGGGTGAGCCCATGCGTGCCTTCATGCTTGACGCGGCCCACCTGGTGGCCAAGTACGGCGGCTCGCTGTCCGGTGAACACGGCGACGGCCGCGCCCGCTCCGAGCTACTACCGATTATTTACTCCAAGGAAACCATTGACCTGTTCGCCGAGGTCAAGTCCCTGTTTGACCCCAAGAACCTACTCAACCCTGGGGTTCTGGTTAACCCGGACGCGGTCGATGCCCACCTGCGCCGCCCGGGCGCACGCAAGATTTTGGCATCGGGAGGCTTTTCCTTTAACCACGATGAGGGCGACTTCACCAAGGCGATCCACCGCTGCGTGGGCGTGGGCAAGTGCCGCGCGGACAACATTGGGACCGACTCCGGCTTCATGTGCCCGTCCTACATGGCCACGAGGGATGAGAAGGACTCAACCCGCGGGCGCGCTCGCGTCCTGCAGGAAATGGCCAATGGCACCCTGGTCACCGGCGGCTGGCGCTCACCCGAGGTCCACGCGGCCCTCGACCTGTGCCTGAGCTGCAAGGCGTGCTCGAGCGACTGCCCGGCCGGCGTGGACATGGCCCAGTACAAGTCCGAGGTCCTGCACCACTCGTACAAGAACCGGATCCGCCCGCGTAGCCACTATATTTTGGGTTGGCTGCCGCGCTGGATCCGCCTGATCAAGAAGATGCCGCGCCTGGTCAACTTCGCGCTCAAGTTCAAGCCGGTTGCAAAGCTGGCCGCCTTCACGGGCGGCATGGATCAGCGCCGTAGTTTCCCACAGTTCGCCGAGGTTCCGTTCTCCACATGGTGGAAGCGCGAGGGCAAGGCGCAAATGGCCGGTAACTCCGGAGCAAGCGGCGCGCGCAAGCCCAAGGTGGTCCTGTGGACCGACTCATTTTCCGATGCCCTAGCGCCTGCCGTTCCATCTGCGGCTTTGAAGGTGCTCACCTCGGCTGGGTATGACGTGGTGATCCCCGAGGAAGAGGCCTGCTGTGGTCTGACCTGGATCTCAACCGGTCAGCTTGACGGTGCCAAGCGGCAACTAAACAACCTGATGTCCGTGCTGGGGCCGTTCGCGGTCAATGGTATTCCAATTGTGGGGCTTGAGCCCAGCTGCACGGCCGTGCTGCGGTCTGACCTGCTGGATATGTTCCCCGATGACCCGCGGGCCCAGGCAATTGCCCAGGCCACGAACACCATGGCGGAGCTGTTGACCAGCCCGGCGACCAAGCCGGAGAACTGGGAAATCCCGGATCTATCCGATGTCTCCGCCGTGGTGCAGCCGCACTGCCACCAGCACTCTGTGATGGGTTTCGAAGCTGATAAGGCGCTGCTCCTCAATGCCGGTGCCGACATCAAGGTGGTCTCCGGTTGCTGCGGACTGGCCGGAAACTTTGGTATGGAACAGGGGCACTACGAGGTCTCGGTGGCAGTTGCCGAGAACCAGCTACTCCCGGCCCTGCGGGAAAAGGCGGAGGGCGACATCTTTATGACCGATGGTTTCTCCTGCCGCACCCAGGTTGATGACCTGATGGATATGGGCGGCAAGTCCCTGTCCGAGGTCATTGCCGAGCACCTCGATTAACTCTCTCGCGGGTCCGTCGATTGACACCAACGAATGGTGTCAATCGACGGACCCGCGGCTTATCAAAGGAGTCAACATGTTGTTTGCATTTTCAGTAGCACCGCTAGGTGAGGGCGAATCCGTGACCCGCCAGGTGGCCAAGGCCGTCAAGATCGTGCGCGAGTCCGGCCTGCCTAACCGCACCGACGCCATGTTCACCACGATCGAGGGTGACTGGGACGAGTGCATGGACGTCATCAAGCGAGCCACCGAGGCGGTGGGTGAGGATGGGGCCCGGGTATCCCTGGTCATCAAGGCCGATATCCGTCCCGGTCACTCGGGCGAGCTCGATGGCAAGGTTAACCGCGTGGATAATCTTCTAGAGTCGCAGGACTGAGCCAGCACAAGGCTGATCCCACA
It encodes the following:
- a CDS encoding DUF3806 domain-containing protein, with translation MHATSAHQPPGLAAGADGVALRARPKPHTPAPPQQATTRAQLHRELRESAAAIPVPLRPESVPSTAGMPAVSSDIGTRLQAVQATGKQLLQEPTIPELMWLEEMRLHLHHPADPAPDGAALSSRFDEFCTAWHQYARRNRWDPTYAVTSLGIGLGDLLVSLLPHGRWMVSKTQESTVFAVRDDSKRVTFLPLDAVARRWDGQQLRWIEAFIDQAVNTDITGQIWSPPPVQ
- a CDS encoding FAD-binding and (Fe-S)-binding domain-containing protein; protein product: MVYRLRKAVAGEVSDSSIRRAEYSTDASNYRVVPQVVVIPKDRDDALAAINTTRELGVPLTTRGGGTSCAGNSIGPGVVIDFSRHVNKIIEVDPEAKLATVEPGVIMSDLQKVAAPHGLRFGPDPSTQNRATFGGMIGNNACGPHAVAYGRTADNVQSLEVIDGMGRQFTAGPKGQGVDRIPGLGKLATANMALLRTELGRFSRQVSGYSLEHLLPENGNNLARMLAGTEGTLVSILEATVNLVPIAGAPTLVVLGYPDMASAADAVPGLLKHQPLAVEGLDARLVDVVKRAKGAQNVPELPPGGGWMMVEVGGSTPEEAMERAIAIVKDSGTDSSKIYPAGPEATKMWQIRADGAGLAGRTASGQQAWPGWEDSAVPPEKLGAYLRDLESLMAEHRVDGMPYGHFGDGCVHLRIDMPMEDSGEPMRAFMLDAAHLVAKYGGSLSGEHGDGRARSELLPIIYSKETIDLFAEVKSLFDPKNLLNPGVLVNPDAVDAHLRRPGARKILASGGFSFNHDEGDFTKAIHRCVGVGKCRADNIGTDSGFMCPSYMATRDEKDSTRGRARVLQEMANGTLVTGGWRSPEVHAALDLCLSCKACSSDCPAGVDMAQYKSEVLHHSYKNRIRPRSHYILGWLPRWIRLIKKMPRLVNFALKFKPVAKLAAFTGGMDQRRSFPQFAEVPFSTWWKREGKAQMAGNSGASGARKPKVVLWTDSFSDALAPAVPSAALKVLTSAGYDVVIPEEEACCGLTWISTGQLDGAKRQLNNLMSVLGPFAVNGIPIVGLEPSCTAVLRSDLLDMFPDDPRAQAIAQATNTMAELLTSPATKPENWEIPDLSDVSAVVQPHCHQHSVMGFEADKALLLNAGADIKVVSGCCGLAGNFGMEQGHYEVSVAVAENQLLPALREKAEGDIFMTDGFSCRTQVDDLMDMGGKSLSEVIAEHLD
- a CDS encoding MTH1187 family thiamine-binding protein, with protein sequence MLFAFSVAPLGEGESVTRQVAKAVKIVRESGLPNRTDAMFTTIEGDWDECMDVIKRATEAVGEDGARVSLVIKADIRPGHSGELDGKVNRVDNLLESQD